Genomic DNA from Jejubacter calystegiae:
AGCCCGCCAGCGCAAAGGCATAGGCGACGTTATTCTGGTACTGGCAGGAAACCCAGGTGCAGGTAGCCAGCCAGGTCGCCATGGCAAAGGTGAACAGCCAGGGATCGTTCAGGGTATGACCGGCGATAATCAGCGACGCGGTGGCGCCAATAATACTGCCAGCGATACGCCCCAGGCTTTTACTGATAACGCCACCCACGGTCGGGAAACTCACTACCGCAGCGGAGGTCATTGCCCAGTAGGGCTGATCCAGATCGAGGCCATAAGCGATACTCAGCGCCAGACACATGGCGATACTGTTACGCAGCGCATAGCGCCACTGGCCTGCCGTCGCCTTGCCCCATGGCGTATTGCGCCACTCCAGCCAGCTCAGATTCATGATTTTCAGCGCTGAATAGAGACGGTACAGGTGGTGCCGGAAACCAGCGTGATATTCTGCGGCACGCTGGCGAGCGCAATGCGCACTGGCACCCGCTGGGCCAGACGCACCCAGGGCACATTGGGTTTTATATCCGCCACCAGTTGGCTGTCGGTTTCTACGCTCTGATCGTAAATGGCGCGTCCGATGCTGGAGACCTTGCCTTCCAGCTTCTGATGGCCGCTATAGAGGGTGATATCAGCCCGGGCGCCGGGGCGGATATTGCGCAATTTGGTCTCTTCGAAGTAGCCCACAACGTAAAACGAGTGGCTGTCCACCAGTGCGAATACCGGTGAGCCGCTGGCAGCGTAATTGCCCGGGCGGGTGGAAAGATTGGTAATCCAGCCGTCTACCGGTGCGGTAACGGTGGTTTGGGAAAGCCGCCAGCGCGCCTGTTTCAGGGTCGCTTCGGCGACGGCGACCGAGGCTTTCGCCGCCTTCACGTTGATATCGGCGGTATCCATATCCTCGGCGGAAATATAGTTTTTCGGCAGATGATGGCGACGATTCGCCTCATTGGTGGCCTTTGCCAGATCGGACTGCGCCTTCGCCAGTTGTGCTTCGGCGTTCAGCACATCGATGTGAAACGGGGTCGCATCTATCCGGAACAGTACATCGCCGGCACGGACAAACTGGTTATCCTTCACCCGCAATTCGGTAATGGTGCCGGAAACCTGAGGGGCAATCCCTACCTGTTCGGCCCTGACTTTGCCGTCCCGGGTCCAGGGCGACTGCATATAGTAGTTCCACAGCAGCCAGCCAGCCACCAGAGCGACGGCCACAACCAAAAGGGTGGAAAAGTATTTTAATGTTTTCAGATTCATCGTATCGAGACCAGCAGCATCATACCCAAACAGACGGAAATAACGAACAGGGAGAGATCCATCAGCGTTGGGTGCCAGACCTCTCCGGAATAGATCCATCCTCTCAGCAGCCGGTGGGCCACCAGCCAGATAAAGAAACCTACCAGCACGGCCCGGAACAGCGGAGGAAAGTAGACCGAAGCGCCAAAAACCAGATCCTGCAGCGGCATACCGGAGGGGGATAACAGGGCGTTCATGGCCGATAATCCTTTAGAATGAACATAATGGCTGTCTTTACTGTCTCATCACCATAGAATAGCTAAAATGTGAGATGGCTGCACAGGCGCTAAGTGGGTAATACCTGGGTAAAAAAGCGCTATGCAGCGAGTTTAATATGGCTATAATAACTTAGCAAACTAATTATATTAAAAGGAGATGAAATTGGAATCGCCACTGGGATCCGATCTGGCACGGCTGGTGCGCATCTGGCGTGCTCTGATTGACCATCGCCTGAAACCTCTGGAATTAACGCAGACCCACTGGGTCACGCTACATAACATTCATCAGTTGCCGCCGGAACAGTCGCAGATCCAGCTGGCGAAAGCGATAGGCATTGAGCAGCCGTCGCTGGTACGTACGCTCGATCAGTTGGAAGAGAAGGGGCTGATTTCGCGTCATACCTGTGCTAACGATCGCCGGGCCAAACGCATTAAGCTGACCGAAAAGGCCGAGCCGTTGATTAGTGAAATGGAAAGCGTTATTGATAAAACCCGTCGTGAGATTCTGGCGGGAATTAGCCCAGAGGAAGAGGCGCTGCTGATAAGTCTGATTGCGCGGCTGGAGCAGAATATTATTGCGCTGCAGATTCGGGACTAATACCCGGGCCGATCCAGGCGTTCCGACGGATGTGGAGCGCTATTTCCTGCAACAACAGATCAAAGCGGCGCCTTTCGCAGACGCCGCCTGAAGCATTACCGCGGGGAGACGTTAACCTGACGGCCGTTGCTGGCAATCGCCACGCGCTGACCGGCAGAGAAGCGGGTGTTACCCTGCTTCTGAACCACCATAATGGTGTTACCGTCGTCCTTACGGATTTCCAGTTCCACGCCCTGGGTTTTGTTAACGGAGCTCTCAATCTGATCGCCCGCTACGCCACCAGCGACCGCGCCTGCGGCCGTTGCCAGAGAACGACCGGTGCCGCCGCCGATGGTGTTACCCAGGAAGCCCCCCAATACGGCGCCGCCAATGGTACCGATAATATTAGAATCGTTACCCGCCTGAATTTGCACCGGACGCATACTAACGATGGTGCCGTAGGTGACATTCTGTACCTGCTTGGCTTCAGACGCGCTATAGACGTCGCCAGAAAGGGTACTCGTGTTAGCACAACCCGCCAGCGTCAAACTAACCAGTGAAACTACCAGCACACGTGAAATCATCTTATGAATCTCCTGTTCACAATAAAATGCTCTGATGGGCATCCATCATCCCTTAATTATACGGCATCTGAGCTTTCTGTTTCATACGGTTCTTATACCCACGGATAAAAATAGTAAAAAACGGCGCCTGAACCGGGAGTAAACGGAACCGACAAAGCATGGCGATGGATGATTTGTCCGTTAATCATGAATTAACCATCGCCTTTGTTAAAAAATATTAATAATTCATGGTATTAGCCTCTACTTTATGATGGACTAATTCGCACAACATAGAGTGGCATCAAGGAATTACTGATGAGATCGGGTCGCTATATTGGCGTTATGTCCGGCACCAGTCTGGATGGTGTGGATGTGGTACTGGCCGTCATTGATAAAAACATGGTGGCCCAGCAGGCCAGCTACTGTCATCCCATTCCCACGGCGTTGAAGCAGGAGATCCTGGCGGTATGTCAGGGACAGCCTCTGACGCTTTCGACCCTGGGGCGACTGGATCACCGTCTGGGATTACTGTTCGCAGAGGCAGTACAGACCCTGATGCAGCGTGAAGGGCTGCGGCCTGCAGAGGTGGTGGCCATCGGTTGTCACGGGCAGACCGTGTGGCACGAACCTGAAGGCGATGCGCCGCACACCATGCAAATTGGCGATAACAACCTGATCGTCGCCGCAACTGGCGTTACCGTCGTTGGGGATTTCAGGCGTCGTGATATGGCGCTGGGCGGTCAGGGCGCGCCGTTGGTGCCCGCCTTTCATCAGGCGCTGCTGGCGCACCCCGTGGAGCGTCGGATGGTGTTGAACATCGGAGGCATTGCCAACCTGTCTCTTCTGTTTCCAGACAGACCGGTACGCGGCTTCGATACCGGCCCCGGCAATATGTTGCTGGATGCCTGGATTTGGCGTCGCCGTGGCTTGCCATACGATTGCGATGCCCAATGGGCAAGTCAGGGGCAGGTTGTTTTACCCCTGCTTCAGCAAATGCTCAGCGATCCCTTCTTCGCGCAGACGCCGCCGAAGAGCACCGGCCGCGAATACTTTAATTACGGCTGGCTGGAACGTCAGCTTGCCGCTTTCCCCGGGCTGGCGCCGGAGGATGTCCAGGCGACGCTGGCGGAGCTCACGGCGGT
This window encodes:
- a CDS encoding DUF1656 domain-containing protein — protein: MNALLSPSGMPLQDLVFGASVYFPPLFRAVLVGFFIWLVAHRLLRGWIYSGEVWHPTLMDLSLFVISVCLGMMLLVSIR
- a CDS encoding HlyD family secretion protein, giving the protein MNLKTLKYFSTLLVVAVALVAGWLLWNYYMQSPWTRDGKVRAEQVGIAPQVSGTITELRVKDNQFVRAGDVLFRIDATPFHIDVLNAEAQLAKAQSDLAKATNEANRRHHLPKNYISAEDMDTADINVKAAKASVAVAEATLKQARWRLSQTTVTAPVDGWITNLSTRPGNYAASGSPVFALVDSHSFYVVGYFEETKLRNIRPGARADITLYSGHQKLEGKVSSIGRAIYDQSVETDSQLVADIKPNVPWVRLAQRVPVRIALASVPQNITLVSGTTCTVSIQR
- the slyB gene encoding outer membrane lipoprotein SlyB, translating into MISRVLVVSLVSLTLAGCANTSTLSGDVYSASEAKQVQNVTYGTIVSMRPVQIQAGNDSNIIGTIGGAVLGGFLGNTIGGGTGRSLATAAGAVAGGVAGDQIESSVNKTQGVELEIRKDDGNTIMVVQKQGNTRFSAGQRVAIASNGRQVNVSPR
- the anmK gene encoding anhydro-N-acetylmuramic acid kinase, producing MRSGRYIGVMSGTSLDGVDVVLAVIDKNMVAQQASYCHPIPTALKQEILAVCQGQPLTLSTLGRLDHRLGLLFAEAVQTLMQREGLRPAEVVAIGCHGQTVWHEPEGDAPHTMQIGDNNLIVAATGVTVVGDFRRRDMALGGQGAPLVPAFHQALLAHPVERRMVLNIGGIANLSLLFPDRPVRGFDTGPGNMLLDAWIWRRRGLPYDCDAQWASQGQVVLPLLQQMLSDPFFAQTPPKSTGREYFNYGWLERQLAAFPGLAPEDVQATLAELTAVTISEQILSGGGCERLLVCGGGSRNPLLMNRLAGLLPGIEVSTTDEAGISGDDMEALAFAWLAARTMSGLPGNLPSVTGASRPTLLGAIYPADSEK
- the slyA gene encoding transcriptional regulator SlyA, which encodes MKLESPLGSDLARLVRIWRALIDHRLKPLELTQTHWVTLHNIHQLPPEQSQIQLAKAIGIEQPSLVRTLDQLEEKGLISRHTCANDRRAKRIKLTEKAEPLISEMESVIDKTRREILAGISPEEEALLISLIARLEQNIIALQIRD